Genomic DNA from Chlorocebus sabaeus isolate Y175 chromosome 6, mChlSab1.0.hap1, whole genome shotgun sequence:
gatggggatagcattaaagacttaaacataagacctaaaaccataaaaactctggaagaacacctaggcaatactattcaggacataggcacgggcaaagacttcatgactaaaacaccaaaagcaatggcaacaaaagccaagatTGACAAacggaatctaattaaactaaagagcttctgcacagcaaaagaaactatcatcacagtgaacaggcaacctacagaatgggagaaaatttttgcaatttatccatctgacaaagggttaatatccagaatctacaaagaacttaaacaaatttacaagaaaaaaccccatcaaaaagtggaggaaggatatgaacagacatgtaTGTtgatgcagccaacaaacatatgaaaaaaagctcatcatcactggtcattacagaaatgtaaatcaaaaccacaatgagataccatctcacaccagttacagtggcgatcattaaaaagtcaggaaacaacagatgctggagaggatgtggagaaataggaatgcttttacactgttggtgaaagtgtaaattagtttaaccattatggaagacagtgtggagattcctcaaggatttagaactagaaataccatttgacccagcaatcccattactgggcatatacccaaaggattataaatcgttctacaataaaaacacatgcacacgtatgtttattgtggtactgttcacaataacaaagacttggaaccaacccaaatgcccatcaatgatagactggataaagaaaatgtggcacatatataccatggaatactatgcagccataaaaaaggatgagttcatgtcctttgcagggatatggatgaagttggaaatcatcattgtcagcaaactaacacaggaacagaaaaccaaacacatgttctcactcataagtgggataAGTTCACtcactgaacaatgagaacacatagatacAGGGAGgcaaacatcacacaccaagcctgttgtggggtagggggctaggggagggatagcattaggagaaatacctaatgtagatgatggattgatgggtgcagcacaccaccatggcacatgtatacttatgtaacaaacctgcatgttctgcacatgtatcccagaacttaaagtataatttcaaaaaaagaaaatggtgagaTTAGAACAGAAAGACAATAGCTTAAACAACAGCATAAAACAATGCAAATCTTTTctcttagctattttgaaatatgcaataaattattgttaactataattttcctACTGAATTACCAAGGACTAGAACTTATTTTTCCTATCTACCTATATTTTGTACTCCTTAAACAACTTCTCTTCATTCCACTCCCCCTTGACTTCCCAGCCTTGGCAATCACCATTCACCCCTCTGCCTACATGGGATTTACATTTTGGTTCctatatatgagtgagaacaagcagtatttgtctttctgtgcctggtttctttcacttaacatgatgtcctccagTCCCACCCATGtttctgcaaatgacaggatttcattgtttataatggcacaataatattccattttctatgtaccacattatcattattttaaaaatttaaaagtaaatttcaaatgaaaaagaattagtCTCTGAATGTGAAGTTTCAGGGATACCGTTACtatgtttgtatgtatgcacAAGAGTCAAATATCATTAAAATCTCTAAGTGTATAAATCTACACTTTCAGCAAATGTAACATGAGAATTCTaagtagtaagaaaaaaatgagataatttgtaTGGTGTTGAAGAACAATGCATTTGAAGAAGATATTGGAAGAATACCACTCGACCTGGTGCTACTAGAAGCTCTTATATTAACTACCAATTAGAGTGTGATCCCATTAGACCCTCCACCAACCGAATCACCTTTGgtgctttaaaaaattctcatacCCAGAGAAGTCCAAGGAAATCAGAATTTCTGGTAACGTGACCCAGTCAGCCTTTGTAAGCTCCCCAGGTCATTTCAATGAaagtcaagtttgagaaccactgataggGATCCTCACACAACCTGCCTAAAGAGATTCCATAGATGCTATTCATAAATTACAGATGAATTGTGGAAGGAGATGGAAATTTGAAATATAGTAAGTCTTCCCTTAACCACTTgacaggttcttggaaactgtgattttaagaaaaattatggaTAACAAACCAATCTTTTTCTTCACCAATATTATAACTAAATAATATTGAACGAAACGACACTAATCAAGGACCTGCTGCACATTGTATCCTTCatgtcacagtttccaagaacctctCCACAATGTGAAGTGAGGACTTCCTCTGTATAAAAAGAGAGTTGTGATTTTACCTGGATACGAGCGTCATTCCTCAGAAACTAAAGGAGGCTGTCCAGGTGTATTGGATTCAGTCGTGATGTTTGTGATGAACAAAGGATACCAGAATATTCACTTATTCCAATTAAAGATATAACAAAGAAAGCACTATTCACATAGGAAATGTGGGCAGGGAGCATGATTTGCTGGTTCAGATAATTAATGTTGCTGCCTTTTCTAACTCACACAAGAAAAACAATAGGATGGATAATGAGACTAGACTGTCCTGTTTTGCAGTTTCCACAGGGCCTTTTTAATGTCCCTATTTCTCAGGCTGTAGATGAAGGGGTTCAGCATGGGGCTGACTACAGTGTACATCACTGAGGCCACCGCAGCCTTCCTGGGAGAAGGTGACACAGCTGAACTGAGATACATGCCAAGGCCTGTTccataaaataagcaaacaactGTCAGGTGAGAGCCACAGGTGGAGAAGACTTTATATCTCCCACCTAATGATGAAACTCTCAAAATGGAGGAAATAATTTTATAGTAGGAGAAGAGGACCCCAGAAATAGGAAGAAACCCAAATATGGAAGCACCGAAATACACGACTATGTTGTTGAGGAAGGTGTCAGAACAGGCAAGGCTGAGGAGTTGAGAAGGGTCACAGAAGAAAGACGAGATGTCCGCATCCTTGAAGCAGGTGAATTGTAACACAGTGAAATTGTGCAGCTGGGATTCCACCAGGCTAAGAAGAAAAGACACCAAAACTAAGAAGCCACAGAGGCGTGGGTTCATGATGACTGGGTAGTGCAGGGGGTGACAGATGGCCACAAACCGGTCATAGGCCATCACAGCCAGAAGCATGTCTTCCATACATCCAAAAAGGGTAAAAAGAGACACCTGAGTCAGGCAGCCCACATAGGAGATGACGCTGCTGTGAGACTGGATGTCCACAATCACCTTGGGGACGGTGGTGGAGGTAAAACCGATGTCAGCCAAGGACAGGTTGGagaggaagaagtacatgggggTGTGGAGGTGGGAGTCAGAGCCAACGGCCAGGATGATGAGCAGGTTCCCCAGCACCGTGACCAGGTACATGGACAGGAGCAGCCCAGCGAGGACGGGCTGCAGTTCAGGATCCTCTGAGAGTTCCAGGAGGAGGAATTCTGAGACACCTGTTAGATTTTGTGGTTCTGTGTAGCTTGGAAACCTTTTAATAAGAAAAGGGAGGTGGAAAATGTGAAACAAGTAAACCAGCACGCAGCACTGTGTCTATACTTTAGATGTAAGCAATTCACAAGTACAGTTTTCACATTTGAAGATCATACACCCTCAGCCATGACAAACCCAATTTTCTAAGAACTCTTTCCTGGTTGATTTTTGTGCTATTCAATACTTTGTGTATGTACGTACTTTTGAGACAATGGGTGAAGAACATTAGAAGAATAAATATAAGAATGTAGTATGTTTTCAAAAATTCATGAATACAGTAAAATATAGACTATCCTTTAAAAacatctaaataaaaaatattctcctCCCTTGGAGAAAAGAATCTTAAGCTAATTAAAGGAAGTTAAGGAACCatgaaatatactttattttattccaaTACAGTGCTACACATTCTACCaatttagaatatttataaaCAGTCTATAAAGAGTTAGGGCCACATTATCTAGAAACTAAATCAAACTTGATAGTTCATAATTATAAAatcttttctgtgtctgttttctttcagagtttttattATTCAAACAATTTTTTGACATTCTTTCTTCAAGGAAGTAAGCGTTCAAtcaacccacagccaatatcatactgaatgggcaaaagctggaagcatttcctttgaaaactggcacaagacaaggatgccctctctcaccactcttattcaacatggtattggaaattctggccagggcaattaggcaagagaaagaaataaagggtattcaaataggaaaagagaaagtcaaattgtctctgtttgcagatgacatgattatatatttagaaaaccccatcatctcagcccaaaatccccttaaactgataagcaacttcagcaaagtctcaagatccaaaatcaatgtgcaaaaatcgcacacgttcctatacaccagtaagagacaatcagagagccaaatcacgggTGAACTCCCGTTCACAATTGccactaaaagaataaaatacctaggaatacagctgacaagggacgtgaaggacctcttcaaggagaacttcaaaccactgctcaaggaaataagagaggacataaacaaatggaaaaacattccatgcgcatggataggaagaatcaatattgtcaaatATATAggcttgcatttatttatttattattgagatggagttttgctcttgttgcccaggctggagtgcaacggcacgatctcagctcactgcaacctccgcctcctaggttcaagcgattctcctgcctcagcctctggagtagctgggattacaggcatgtgccaccacactcggctaattgttatgtatttttagcagagacggggtttctccatgttggtcaggctggtcacgaactcctaacctcaggtgatccacccgcctcagcctcccaaagtgctgggattacaggcgtgaaccaccgtacctggcctaggctttcttttaaaattcatttaatataAAACTCCTGTCTTTGGCTTATGCGGACATTGCGTTTTGGTAAGAAAGGTTTAGCTAAATGCACCTAATCATAGGCCTACAGCGGCCACACAGATGGTAACACTGCCATGCACTTGTCCGTGATTAAACGATAATGGAATGTTAATAAGCCTTTTGCATGATCTTCTCTGAGCCTGAAAGAATGTGCAACTAAAATGTATCTAAGTCCAGGCAAAAATGTTCATCTGtcttcttctctttctgcctttATCCTTTTGTTGTACCTAAAAAAATCTCTGACATggcctttaaaaaatggaatgttGTAGATGTTATTAAATGGAATTATAAGGATCAAACAAGGGCTATTTCACCTTGTCTCGCGTTCTATGGCACGTTCCTgaaagagatgaaagaacagacaGGAAAACATCATGTGTGTTCAAGCCACACTGATTATGGTCAATTTTTGTGAATCAAGGAAGGCTCTATTCAATATTTTTCTGCAATTTTTACTTTAGATGCCTCCGCTGTGCCAAGCGAGATATAGGCTCTGGCgaatcagaaatgaaaggggCTGACAGTCCTTCCTCTCACAGCACTCAGTATTTACTCATATGAGGGCAAATATTGTCCTGTCAGGATATAGGAAAACTTAACTCAGGTCACAGACTATTTTAATTGAATGGTGTAGAGATTAACCTTACAATGCTAATGACCATATCGAAAAGCCTCTGACTTTATGCATCCATCACATAGCGATCACGCAGGAGCACCCATGATCTGTTTAATTATTGCTCACTGACATTGGATCAACCAGAAATCAGCTCAGATGACAGCGCTGAGTCTCAGAGACACGAACGTCTCGCCCCTCGTCACACAGATCAGTAGAACAGGCAGAATTTAGAATTGAACGGTTGGTCTCTGAGTCCCAGGCATTAAAATTCCACATTGTCTTCCAGCTCTCAGGAAGTTTTAAGCAGAGGTCAGAGGTCTTAACCATAGGTATACCTGAGGTGCATTTTGAAACTGTTTCCAGCTCCCTGAATAGGAGTGGAGTCTAAGACCCTGATTTGATGTCTCCTGTAAGGAAGTAGAGAGCTGAAAGGAAAGCCAGGAACAGGGGCAAGGGAGGGATACGCCCTGAGTTTTGTGTTGTGACTATTTCTGCGATCTTTCATGTGACCCCAGCtgcacttcctttttcttttcttttttttttttttttttttt
This window encodes:
- the LOC103234353 gene encoding olfactory receptor 7E24-like, with amino-acid sequence MYLVTVLGNLLIILAVGSDSHLHTPMYFFLSNLSLADIGFTSTTVPKVIVDIQSHSSVISYVGCLTQVSLFTLFGCMEDMLLAVMAYDRFVAICHPLHYPVIMNPRLCGFLVLVSFLLSLVESQLHNFTVLQFTCFKDADISSFFCDPSQLLSLACSDTFLNNIVVYFGASIFGFLPISGVLFSYYKIISSILRVSSLGGRYKVFSTCGSHLTVVCLFYGTGLGMYLSSAVSPSPRKAAVASVMYTVVSPMLNPFIYSLRNRDIKKALWKLQNRTV